The Fulvivirga ligni genome window below encodes:
- a CDS encoding lipopolysaccharide biosynthesis protein, which yields MISFSKILRNDKLIVVANQMTVSGTTFLTNIMIATIAGISVFGTFSAWQISLLLVLAFQMAVIGQPMQVFIGRKDKEELKSYSASVHWLQIIFLTSAAFIFISFSLITQYFSISITLSFLAYGFFYLFQEHFRRYLIARGQLVTTFISDAISSGGQLLVLGLLWWNNITPTLEILFLTIGLTTVPAVLFIIIKERNVFKQKFYLTKYIKEHWQNARWLVPTALIQWGASNYLLAASAVIAGSTVLGVLRLAQTAMGIFNIAIQGLENYLLPYMSKLITGGTDSALDFTFRMIKKISLLTAPILILAALMAEPILELVNTEYTQYASLLRWCCLLYIIILSSFPVKLFIRVLGDSRHYFIGYAISLAVSVLTAQWLISHWEAVGVVMGWLLSQLLINVYWTIIITKTKQLSWTLK from the coding sequence ATGATCTCTTTCAGTAAAATATTACGAAATGATAAGCTCATAGTAGTGGCTAACCAAATGACGGTAAGCGGCACTACTTTTTTGACAAATATCATGATAGCCACCATTGCCGGAATCAGTGTTTTTGGAACATTCAGTGCATGGCAAATTTCTCTCCTGCTGGTTTTAGCCTTTCAAATGGCTGTAATTGGGCAGCCTATGCAAGTCTTTATCGGCAGAAAAGATAAGGAAGAACTCAAATCCTATTCTGCTTCTGTACATTGGCTTCAAATCATATTTTTAACAAGCGCAGCTTTCATTTTTATTTCATTTTCACTGATCACCCAATATTTTTCAATATCCATAACTCTTAGCTTTTTAGCATATGGTTTTTTCTATCTTTTTCAAGAGCATTTTAGAAGATACCTGATCGCTAGGGGCCAATTAGTAACCACTTTCATTAGTGATGCCATTTCCAGTGGTGGTCAACTTTTAGTACTTGGCTTACTATGGTGGAACAATATTACCCCCACCTTGGAGATTCTGTTTTTAACCATAGGATTAACCACAGTGCCCGCGGTTCTATTTATTATCATCAAAGAGAGAAATGTTTTTAAGCAAAAGTTTTATCTGACCAAGTATATCAAGGAGCACTGGCAAAATGCACGATGGCTGGTACCAACTGCCCTTATCCAATGGGGTGCTTCCAATTATTTGCTTGCCGCCTCTGCCGTTATTGCCGGCAGTACCGTTTTGGGGGTATTAAGATTGGCTCAAACAGCCATGGGAATATTCAACATAGCCATTCAAGGTTTGGAGAACTATTTACTTCCCTACATGAGCAAACTAATAACTGGCGGTACCGATAGTGCGCTGGACTTCACTTTCCGTATGATTAAGAAAATATCATTATTAACAGCACCAATTTTAATTTTGGCAGCCTTGATGGCCGAACCCATTCTTGAGCTGGTCAATACTGAATACACTCAGTATGCATCTCTGTTAAGGTGGTGCTGTTTGCTTTACATCATTATATTATCCTCTTTCCCTGTAAAATTATTCATTAGGGTTTTAGGCGATTCAAGACATTATTTTATTGGTTATGCCATTAGTTTGGCCGTATCTGTACTGACTGCTCAATGGCTTATTTCCCACTGGGAGGCAGTAGGCGTGGTGATGGGTTGGTTGCTCAGTCAACTTCTTATCAATGTGTATTGGACAATTATTATCACAAAAACGAAACAATTAAGTTGGACACTAAAGTAA
- a CDS encoding glycosyltransferase family 4 protein: MNGVNKVVHELATHQAMAGWNVEVWGITKDINSETPDREYTLRLFQAYRNLYKVDEKIIEALKKEDAQHTTIHLHGGFIPTFYTLAKHLVSISLPYVFTPHGSYNQIALRRSFYLKKIYLKIFEKDLANNAQYVHCLGKSEVIGTKKLFKRAKTYLMPYGFKLTEEAYRTPPMNEKFIVGFCGRIDTYTKGLDALTEGFLKFANVNPNSELWIIGDGGDLQSLKREIAPFSNGKIIFWGSKYGQEKLDLLSKINVFAHPSRNEGLPTAVLEAASLGKPTIITEATNLGDAVCSYKCGYVMQKTKGKELYEGLMYMKNRIEEDPKAMTEEAIKMVSEAFDWFNLLDGYAKMYAITHAEAA; this comes from the coding sequence ATGAATGGGGTGAACAAAGTTGTTCATGAGCTTGCAACCCATCAGGCCATGGCCGGCTGGAATGTAGAAGTTTGGGGTATAACCAAAGACATCAATAGTGAGACTCCAGACCGTGAGTATACGCTCAGGTTATTTCAGGCATATAGAAATCTCTATAAGGTTGATGAGAAGATTATAGAAGCTCTAAAAAAGGAAGACGCTCAACACACAACCATACATTTGCACGGAGGTTTTATTCCCACATTTTACACACTGGCAAAACATTTAGTAAGCATCTCTCTACCATATGTGTTCACACCTCATGGTAGTTATAATCAGATAGCTTTAAGAAGAAGCTTTTACCTAAAGAAAATATACCTTAAAATTTTCGAAAAGGATTTGGCCAATAATGCCCAGTATGTGCACTGTCTAGGAAAGAGCGAGGTGATAGGTACAAAAAAACTCTTCAAGAGAGCTAAGACATATCTTATGCCTTATGGATTTAAATTAACTGAAGAGGCATACCGAACTCCTCCTATGAATGAAAAATTTATAGTAGGATTCTGCGGCAGAATAGATACTTACACTAAAGGTTTAGATGCTCTCACAGAAGGCTTCCTAAAGTTTGCCAATGTAAACCCTAACTCAGAATTATGGATCATTGGAGATGGTGGTGATTTACAATCTTTAAAAAGGGAAATAGCACCATTTAGTAATGGAAAAATAATTTTTTGGGGCAGTAAATACGGTCAGGAAAAATTAGACCTCTTAAGTAAGATTAACGTCTTTGCTCACCCATCACGAAACGAAGGTCTTCCTACTGCAGTACTAGAAGCTGCGTCTCTTGGTAAGCCTACCATAATTACAGAAGCCACAAATCTGGGAGATGCTGTTTGCTCTTATAAATGTGGCTATGTAATGCAAAAAACTAAAGGCAAAGAGCTTTATGAGGGCCTCATGTATATGAAAAACAGAATAGAGGAAGACCCTAAAGCCATGACTGAGGAAGCCATTAAAATGGTATCTGAGGCTTTCGATTGGTTTAATCTTTTGGATGGATATGCTAAAATGTATGCAATAACTCATGCAGAAGCAGCTTGA
- a CDS encoding O-antigen ligase family protein produces MQKQLDIEQFSKKIYLILTIIMAIKIAGFFTWSENVAITRVFKVFSRIAMTIAAYYVFKYIIKKGAVDSYKWDNVFAPLLYGGYLLLGFTSFMWSTKPSHSSLQWFMDLESFVFCYYFMKSFELLDIFFPKANVKFYHILANASFLIILIFIIGLMIAPDEFYRMTHGGEEARLGGYMMNPNELGMLCVVSICCYIFNLYRNHRKVWTIIKILLVLYALILTGSRSSMIGFLLVVFFHIRQSDNIKLKLAINVGAVFSIPVIVQTIFIKQGDVEEVLSMTGRLPFWTALLNEGLPREPWFGFGFMRIAYKDYFKGVHTYAGQMTHNTFIQVVMNLGFVGFGLVLLQMIATIRGFLNVDDKEKKLMLLGVLIPIIINSFTEFGIFGETNYGILFYQLLIFGISFRYHPILSRSERLFLRRRRPDFVIP; encoded by the coding sequence ATGCAGAAGCAGCTTGACATAGAGCAGTTCTCAAAAAAAATCTATCTCATACTGACCATAATTATGGCCATAAAGATAGCCGGTTTCTTCACTTGGAGTGAGAATGTGGCTATCACCAGGGTTTTTAAGGTCTTTAGTAGGATAGCTATGACTATAGCTGCCTATTATGTTTTCAAATACATCATTAAAAAAGGAGCCGTAGACTCATATAAGTGGGATAACGTTTTTGCTCCTCTGTTATACGGCGGATATTTATTGCTTGGTTTCACCTCATTTATGTGGTCCACCAAGCCCAGCCACAGTTCTCTACAGTGGTTCATGGATCTTGAAAGCTTCGTTTTTTGCTATTATTTCATGAAGAGCTTTGAGCTACTTGATATATTTTTCCCAAAGGCCAATGTTAAATTCTATCATATTTTGGCCAACGCTTCTTTCCTTATCATCCTCATTTTCATTATTGGATTGATGATAGCTCCCGATGAGTTTTACCGCATGACTCACGGAGGTGAAGAAGCAAGATTGGGAGGTTATATGATGAACCCCAACGAACTTGGAATGCTCTGCGTAGTAAGCATTTGCTGTTACATATTCAATTTATATCGAAACCACAGAAAAGTATGGACCATCATCAAAATTTTATTGGTTCTATACGCTCTGATATTAACTGGTTCAAGATCTTCCATGATTGGCTTTCTGCTGGTAGTGTTCTTCCATATTCGCCAATCTGATAATATCAAGTTAAAGCTTGCCATTAATGTAGGTGCCGTATTCTCCATACCAGTAATTGTCCAAACCATTTTCATTAAGCAAGGTGATGTTGAGGAGGTTCTTAGTATGACGGGTCGCTTGCCTTTCTGGACCGCTCTCTTAAACGAAGGCCTTCCTCGCGAGCCCTGGTTTGGTTTCGGCTTTATGCGTATTGCCTACAAAGATTATTTTAAAGGCGTTCATACCTATGCCGGACAAATGACTCATAACACCTTCATACAAGTAGTTATGAATTTGGGTTTTGTAGGTTTCGGGCTGGTTCTATTACAAATGATTGCCACCATTAGGGGCTTTTTAAATGTAGATGACAAGGAGAAAAAATTAATGCTTTTAGGCGTCCTCATTCCTATAATCATTAATTCATTCACTGAGTTTGGCATATTTGGAGAAACAAATTATGGCATCCTATTCTACCAGCTACTAATATTTGGAATATCTTTTCGCTATCACCCTATTCTTTCCCGCTCTGAAAGATTATTTCTGAGGCGCCGGAGGCCTGACTTTGTTATTCCATAA